Part of the Sander lucioperca isolate FBNREF2018 chromosome 1, SLUC_FBN_1.2, whole genome shotgun sequence genome is shown below.
GAAGACAGGGGGGCTTAGCCCCAAGGGTATGCAAAATCTTTGCACTCACATCTTTTATTACTGTATTAGAACTACCTTATGTCAACAGCCAGTCAAGAAGCCAAGATGTTAACAAGTGAAAAGCGACAGACATATTCTCTTCTTTCATTTCTCCTCTGTTGAACAAAAGTTACTCTAATGTTAGCTTTAAGACACATCAAAGCTACATGGGTGGAATTTACTTAGGCCAGACTGTGCTCCTGCTGAGTTCTTCTGTAGGCTATGACTAaaatgctgtctgtctgctcatgTAAATGTGTGGTAAAGTAATACCATATCTAATTCCTCTTTCTATTAGATAAGTTGcagtagagcccgaccgatatggATTTTTGCGGGCCGATGCCGATATTAACTCGAAAAGAGCCAATTTATAAGCCgatattttgattttgaaaataaaCTGGATATTAGACCCATTTCCTATAAACTGCACTTACACAACATTCAATAGCAAAATATCTGCCTGTTCTATGTATGTGGGCTGTATAAACCATTTTCCAGAAgggattatgtaaaaaaaaagccttAGATTACAGTCTCAATGACTAAACAATTGCACATcaaaagtatatattttttaatgatcaaaaaacagtctggttttaaacatttaacactTTTACTTACTTCCAGTTGAAGCTGGTTTTAACAGTCTGTGTactgtaaataaattataatactAAAGTTAAAGTAAAAGAGCTATACCAAACAAATTCAATATTCCACAaaaccatgtcaatgaattgaaaataaaattaaaataagttaaatgtatagctacatataaaataaataaatagaaaatataaaataaataaataataccaaaatataattaaaacaatgtaGAATGTTCTCAATATATACAACACACAGGCAAGAGGTTTTCCTCCTTCACtactttttacaaattatacttTTAGACTTTTACTCTGTCTTGCTCTGAACTTTAATATTTGAacagtgttttgaaaaatgtcttGAACAGGGTGCTCCTTAGTACTGCCAGTTGAGAAGTGGCAGGTTGTAGTACAGGAAGCACAACATCCCTGCATTGGAACCTGTTAGAGAGCTCCTTCTATCTTGATAGATGGCCCCGACAGTGCTGAATACCGTCTCACTAGGGACAGATGAAGGTGGAGGAGTGAGAAACCTCCTGGCCAATGGAGCCAGAGTCTGGAAGCGGCCAGCGTTTTGCCTCCACCACTGCAGGGTGTcacctgatgatgatgatgacaaatACAAATGTTATATACTTAATATACAAAAGCATAACTTAATTTGATatcacagaaaaataaatagtgAAAACTGTTTTGCGATCAAGAACGGGCTCTTGAAGATACCGATCCAGCTCCTCGTTCAGACTCTCAGACACCCCTGTCACTGTTTGCTGGCTCTGCAACATGTCCTCGTAGAGATGGTCAAGCACACTCTGCTTCTGGTCTAGGGACTTCTCCATCCTAGGTTTCTTTGAATATCCCTCGGCATCCTTATGAGTGGCTGCTGAGCTTGCTTGATGTTGTTTGTCTGCCTCTTTTTCAAGCCAGGTTTTGGCCTTCTTGGTTGTGCTGTCAGAGAGGGGACGCTGTTTGTAACGAGGATCCAGCACACAGGCCAGCACTGCTTCTTTGGACTCTGCAATCTTGGAAAACCTTCTGGTTAAGCTGTCGAGCATGACCTTCCTCAAAGTCTGAATTCCTCTAGTTTCAGGACCCTGAGTCTCCAGAAATCTTTTCAAAACCTCAATGGTGGGGATGATGCATGATGCAGATGCATCAGACTTACTCACTTCTAGAGTAATTTCCTCAATTGGTTCCAGTGTGTTGATCAGCTTTTCGACCAGGTCCCACTCCTCCACACTTGGACATGGAAAATGTCCAAAGTCCCCAGAGTAGACTGTCACTGCTCTCTTTTGCTTCTGCATCCTTTGGAGCATATGCAATGTGGAATTCCATCTGGTTGGGCATGCCTGGAGAATGCGGTGTTCAGGTAGACCAACATCCTTCTGAATTTTTTCAAGCCTCTGCTTGGCAGGGACTGAATGACCAAAATGGGTTGCACACCTCTTCAGTTTGGCCAGGATGTCACCTACAGCTCTCTGTGCCTGGAGGCCATCATTCACAACAAGCTGGAGGGTGTGAGCACTGCAGCTGAGGTCAGGCATCTCCACCAACCTCATCCCCTTAACAACATTGGCTCCACTGTCCCTGAGCACCAGCAGCACACGTTCACTGTCTATATCCCACTCGGTAAGCATGTCTAAAAACAACTGTCCAATGTACTCACCAGTGTGAGATCCACTAATGGCTTTCACATTTAGGACAACTTGCACCCTGTTCCATTCTTCATCGATGAAGTGAGCAGTCAAGCTCATTAGCAACTCAGTGGACCCTGACCAACAATCTGTTGTAAATGCAATATGCTTTGCATTTTCAACAGCCAAAAACTCCTTTATCTTGATCACCACTTTTGCATGCACATGATGCAATTTATCTGTGCGATAAAACTTTTCTGTCTTCAGAGTGTACCTAGGCTCTGCAGCAGCCAGCAGCCTTCTAAACCCCACACCTTCCACCACAGAAAAAGCTTGGATGTCTGTCGCTATCATCTCCATTACTTTTTTGTCCAGGTTTTTTGCCCTTGGATCTGATGGACCCCATTTGAGTACCTTATCAAATGCTTGTGACAGGGTAGGCTGCTGTGTTCTAACAGAAAGAGTTTTTTGTACCTCACTCTGCTGCTGTGCCTCTTTATATTGCTCACTGTGTTTGGTTTTCAGATGAGTCCACAAATTGGAAGTGTTTTTCTGCTTTGCTTTGATAGACCCCTGGCTTACATTAGCTGCACATATATTGCAGAACACTGAATTAGAGGAATCTTTGCAGAAGTAGTCCCACACTTTGCTGCTACAGCGTTCACCTTTTTCAGCCATCTGTagggcagaaagagagacagagaaagaataaGCATGTGTATTAATAATATCACCATGTATCATTACTCATGTCATCATtacaattataataataataaacagggATCTCCTACATAGGCAAAAATGAGAAATAtagagaaatatttttttatttttatttgtcaagcAATAGGTATTACCTATTACCtatttatatttaacaatatTATTACAACATTTTCCTGTTATGTCTGTAAAGCTGCTTTGAAAAAATctgtattgtaaaaaaaaaaaaaaaaaagcgcttGTTCAGCTCACATTTATTTACATGTCCCCTCTGGTTTAATCATTTCTGACGCACCTACTGTAGTTACTGTAACTACACTATATTTGCTCTCACAGACACATTCACAACGGTCCCGTAtatcttctcctcttctctttgtGCAGTCTGAATCAAAACATCGTCATGCGCTGGCGAACGTAAAGTTAGCCTACTGTTACCGGCTTTCAGCTCAGAGAAGATTACGGAATCAATTCGAAGTTGAATGGTTAACGTTAGTGTCATGAACACACCGCTGTCAATTTTGAGAAGAACCACCTTCAAACAAGTTAATAGCAAGCATTTAAGGGGCGTGCTAAAAAGGAAGCTATGTTAGCGTTAGAATAACGtaacagttgttgttttttcgaGGCACACTGTACATAACTTCTAGTCATTGACTACACGCGCCCCCCTGCCACAGTTACGCGGTCAttatgtgggaaacactgcagatATATTTAGAATAAGTTAAACGCTAACGTTATAGTTTGACCTCTTATTAATGTTCGCGCTCTTCCACTGATAAACATGGTATTAGTTAGCTTTGTAGCTAATCTAATATAGCAATGCATTAGCGGCTGTAGGtgatgttacagaatatttagAAGTGATAATGATAGAACCGTTAGCTAGAACTACCACACcgtttttatatacagtgtatgaACTAAATCTACAATCATTTCACATGACGAACGACAGACTCACCGTCAAAACAGTACATCTCCATGCCGGGTGTAATGCTCTGCCACTGTCTTGGCTGATAGCTTTCTTCTGTAGTGGATTTCTGGCGCTGTTGTCAACTGGGGAGTTGCAGACCTCCCTCTGGTGGGCAAACTAtgcaacactcataacatgaaTGAAGCATGAGACTCTGTTTCTCATGTTTCATCAGCCGTTATAAACGCCGATGCCGATTTAAATGCAATTAGCtcatatcggccgataatatcggccggccgatatatcggtcgggctctaagtTGCAGGTTAAAATAAGACTATTTTATTACTGTTAAATGTCAACATCCAAAATGTCACATCAAGCACAAATCAGTAAAACGGACAAAGGTCAGTGTACTATGACAAATAGCAGTacaatagaaaaaataaaataataaatagccaTTGTTGCACATTTTATCATGTAAGCTGTTGATAGGATCCTATTTAAAGTGGCTACTGTCTGAATTTAATAACCTGATGGCGGATGGAATAAAAGATTTGGAGTAACGATTACTAGGCCTATATGTAACTACaggtatgtatgcatgtatgtagcctatgtatgaATGAttgctttttaatttattatattttcaCTGCCAACTAAAATATCCCCTTTCCTTTACCTCAAGTAAAAGTAGCTAAAGTTaagcaagtaaaagtcattaacaacaacttacaatttCAGTCTGTATCACTCACTTCGTTgaatcaatcttccttcaccagtcgtgtgtgtgtgtgtgtgtgtgtgtgtgtgtgtgtgtgtgtgtgtgtgcgttagggctgttggaacgcaTTCCGAAAGTCGCATATActttgaatagtaaaaaaatcaatactatttaaatgctgaaattactattggcttagttatcaatgccgttagcatcgtggctaacactattgctacttagtttatgacaaatcgtttcggctgtgctttctaacatgtcattgtgctaaccgaacAACGTTAGCCTTCGATACActttacagagttctctgttgatttgtgtttgtcactGTGTGCGTGTTGGAAtataatgtaaacagagagtggcgtgccagaaatgcaatgcacCATGACGTAGGTCcacttcaaggccaggctgatgttgcAAGTCCCTCTAGTGAACAGAACATGTAACAAAAACcccatgcttatagtggcattgacaatgcataagcctgagtagtgtagtacatatttggaacaggctgcatttgagcattaaatattcaaatattattcaaatatttaaaaaaaaataacaaatgaaattcgAATGGTaagactgacagctctagtttgtgtgtgtgtgtgtgtgtgtgtgtgtgtgtgtgtgtgtgtgtgtgtgtgtgtgtgtgtgtgtggtggagcGCGTAAGAGAATGACGGTGAATACAGAGTGATCGATGAGCAGAGAGGAGTTTAAGTTTATTAAgattagggatgagcgagtacagcattatctgtatctgtatctgttaaccatatgaattatctgtatctgtatctgtactcggactgggcggggcggggcctaacccggaagtgggtgggatttaacccggaagtgggtctgtttgtctttaaatgggcggggctttaaccggtatgttattttaagcatgcaattgatatgggttgatcagaaattgttatatttattgctgattagaaaactatttacatgacagcatcagcattgagcttcagatcaatggttttgatcatgataaacaaactatatacagaacaagaacaatgaatacaacacatgcggttgcaattatgaagtaaaatgtaatgaacaacagttttcatactcaacataactttctttttttaactttaaatttttttatgatcagtgtgattttttgtttttggttcttttttattttttttatttccacaccaggtatgtgtgtgtgtgtgtgtgtgtgtgtgtgtgtgtgtgtgagtgagtaagagagagacagagagagagaggggggggggactgttttctacggatcaaatagtccgatgctgtttttcagatctgtttagagccagctgacggtttaaaaaagaaaaaaaatctccgacaggcagagacgcaacgcgagttgcattctaccaagcaccacgtctgaacaaaccccacgtttaccagaactctactggttaataagtaagtactacaaaccgaagtaaaaaacaaacctgaagctgaaaaaaacctaaacgttaacggaaaagacccgcgaacctgagtgactgagggagagacagagacagagagagctgttctgtgtgactgagcagagcgggacacctacagcaacacaatacatctgtatgtgtgtaggggaggggcgctgtgacgactagcctatcacagaacgcagacactgTCAGctcccaatgaggatttttagtcaatccgagcacagatattgactcgtattactcgtataatactcgtactcggcaaaagtgctttatccgtaccggatactcgccgagtatccggctcaactctaattAAGATATCAAGTGAATGTACAACAGAGTTTTCAGTTTTGTGCACTGTTTCGGAAACCTGTAGCAGGACAAGTTAACACTATGTTTTCCAGCGTGATTGTGACAATGAATGTGacaccagaaaaagaaaaaaaaaacagacatactCTACTGGCGAGGGGCAGTGAAATGCACCCTGGTCCCAAACATTACTGTAGGATCTGAACTTAAGCTCCCAGCACGCACCTTTACTTTGTACCAAACTTGAATCTTAGGGAGTATAATTGCTGATAAAAACAGCTTCATACCATCTGCTCCTTATGCCTTTGGCTATTATTTAATCTTAAACCAAAAAGGAGGACAGTTTAAGTAGGACTAGGTGTTCTTTTATCAGTTTTAGAGAGATCTTATCTTGACTGTGACTCAGTTTATAAAGAGATCTAAGTATACTAGCCGTTTATatcaacatttgaaatgtagttTAAAGGTATCTGGTGAAATAATCAGTGGGACAAACAAAGTTCACTGGTGCTAATGTGACTTTTTCTATCTTGTCTTGTCTGCTATCCCCAAACACTTCACAGAAGTTGAGATGGATGGACTATTAAAGTGCTTTATTCTGAAATAAtaggacacaaacacaaccacagTTGCGCAGCATGAATGGAAAGTTGGTCAGACGTTCGCTCTCTCTCAGACCACAGCGCGAAATTTCACACAAAGCTATGTAAGGGATATTGTAGAGTGAGACGGTCATTATTGCGAATTACAAGAGTTCAATTCACAATAATGACtggctcgctctacattatcccgcttattacatggctactCATACAGaggttacccactgatgacgccTGTGTCTCGTTCGGGACGGTTAACTTTATAGCTAATGAGCACGGCTCTGCGGTGGAAGCCAGGTTGCCCCGGTGAGGGAGCTAACCATGGAGCTAATATC
Proteins encoded:
- the LOC116065567 gene encoding zinc finger BED domain-containing protein 4-like, with translation MAEKGERCSSKVWDYFCKDSSNSVFCNICAANVSQGSIKAKQKNTSNLWTHLKTKHSEQYKEAQQQSEVQKTLSVRTQQPTLSQAFDKVLKWGPSDPRAKNLDKKVMEMIATDIQAFSVVEGVGFRRLLAAAEPRYTLKTEKFYRTDKLHHVHAKVVIKIKEFLAVENAKHIAFTTDCWSGSTELLMSLTAHFIDEEWNRVQVVLNVKAISGSHTGEYIGQLFLDMLTEWDIDSERVLLVLRDSGANVVKGMRLVEMPDLSCSAHTLQLVVNDGLQAQRAVGDILAKLKRCATHFGHSVPAKQRLEKIQKDVGLPEHRILQACPTRWNSTLHMLQRMQKQKRAVTVYSGDFGHFPCPSVEEWDLVEKLINTLEPIEEITLEVSKSDASASCIIPTIEVLKRFLETQGPETRGIQTLRKVMLDSLTRRFSKIAESKEAVLACVLDPRYKQRPLSDSTTKKAKTWLEKEADKQHQASSAATHKDAEGYSKKPRMEKSLDQKQSVLDHLYEDMLQSQQTVTGVSESLNEELDRYLQEPVLDRSSGDTLQWWRQNAGRFQTLAPLARRFLTPPPSSVPSETVFSTVGAIYQDRRSSLTGSNAGMLCFLYYNLPLLNWQY